GGCAGTGTGCATCGATAAAACCGGGCACCACGGTGGCACCGTCAAGGTCGATGCTCCGTTCGGCGGTGCATCCCTCCAGCTCCTCGTCAAAGCCGGCAATCCGGCCGTTGAGCACCCCCACTGAACGGGCAGCGGGCCGCTCCTCCTCCAAGGTGACGATGTTCCCGCCGTGCAGGATGAGGTCAAGTTTCATCGGATTCCTTCCAGCGCCGCCGGTTCCGCACTGCGGCCGGGGACTGAGGCTGTGTCTCGTGCGAGGGTGTTGGCCGTGGCGGGAGCCATGGTGTCCGGATCTGTCAGCACATGCAGCAGCGCCAGGCGCCCGCTGTCCAGGGCCCGGTCCAGTGCCGGGCCGAACGCAGCGGTGTTCTCCACCCGCTCTCCGTGTCCGCCGAAGCTGCGGATCCAGCCGGCAAAGTCCGGGTTGGCAAGCGCTGTGCCGGAGGGCCGCTCCGGATATTTTTGGCGCTGATGTGCCACGATCGTGCCGTAGCCGCCGTTGTCCACCACAATCACCAGCGGGGCTGCGCCCTGTGCTGCGGCGACGGCCAGTTCCTGGGCGTTCATGAAGAAGTCACCGTCACCGCAAACGGCAACCACCGGGCGTTCGGGGTGGATCAGCGATGCAGCCACCGCGGCAGGCACTGCCAATCCCATGGCACCGTTGCGCGGGCCCACCAGGGATCCCGCGCCGTGGTGACTGAGGTAGCGGGCGCCCCAGATGGTGGCGTTCCCGGCTCCGTAAGTCAGGATCCGGTTCTCCGGCAGCCGCCCTTCCAGGAGGCCAAAGGCCACTGCCAGGTCGACGCCGGAGCCTCCGTCCGGCCGCGGTACGGCGTACCGCCGCTGATCAGCGGCGAGTGCTTCCATCCACGCACCGTCCCGATCTCCGCGGGCCGCCAAAGGATCCGGCAGGGACCGGGTGAAAGCCGCGGGGGTCACGGTCAGATGCAGGTCGATGCGTCCGTCGTGGCCTGCTGCATCGGGATCGGGCAGCACCAGGACGGTTGGTGTTCCCGCCCCGCGCGTGTAGCCGTCGCTGAGGACGTCGGTGCGCGCACAGCCAACAAAGAGCAGCAGGTCCGCCTCGTCCAGCCGTGCCGCCAGGGTGTCGGCCCGCCCATATCCCAGCCACCCGGCCCAGGCCGCAGAAGTGTGCGGCACGGCGTCGTAGGACCGGAAATCCGCAGCCACCGGAACCCGTGCCGAGACTGCCCATGCGGCCAGCTGCCCGCCGTCGTCGGCCGTCCAGCCTTCCCCGCCAACGATCAGCAGCGGACGCTCCGCACGAGCCAGCCGGGTTGTCAGCTCGTCAAGATCCGCTCCACCGGGCTGCGCGGCGGCGATTCTGCGGGGCGGCACGGTCCCCTGTCCGGCCGGACGCACGAGTACGTCCTCGGGCAGCCCGATCACCACCGGCCCGGGCCGTCCGGAGGCGGCCAGGTGCATGGCTTCGGCTACGGTTTGCGCTGCCCGGCGTTCGTCGTCGAGCACCATCACTTTTTTGGCCGTGGTGGAGAACCAACCCTCCAGGCTGAACTCCTGGAAGGCGCCCCGGCCGCGGTCTGCGTGCGGAATCAGTCCGACAAAAAGGACCAGCGCAGTGGCGTCCTGCCAGGCCGTGTGGACCGCGATCATGGCGTTGGCCGCTCCCGGCCCGCGGGTCACCATTGCCACGCCGGGTGCGCCGGTGAGCCGGGACTCCGCGAGCGCCATAAACCCGGCTCCGCCCTCCTGCCGGCAGACCACTGTCCGGATGGCTGAATCATGGAGCCCGTCCAGGACGTCCAGGAAGCTTTCACCGGGGACGGTGTAGATCCGCTTTACGCCGTGCTCTTCCAGCTGGCGGACAATGAGATGGCCTGCTGAGCGCTGTGCCACAAGAAATTCCTTCCGTTTGACCTAGTGCTTGAAGCCGGGAAGGTCCACGCTCATGCGCGGGGCGATGGTTCCGGCGGCCGCAGTGAACAGGCTCAGCACCACCAGCATCGCCGCAGCCGGCCACCAGTGATCGGATGCCGCCGCCACCAGGCCGGTGGCCACCAGCGGAATGAAGCCCGACACCATGCCGGCGGTGTTCTGCGCGAACCCGACGCCCGTGTACCGGGTGCGGGCGGGGAAGAGCCCCGTCAGGATGGTGCCGTTTGCGGCGTACGGGAGGGACAGGGTGGCCACGGCCAGTGTCATCCCCAGGATCACCAGCACCGGCGTGCCGGAGGTGATGAGCAGGAAAGAGGGGATGGCTGCGACGGCGGATCCGAGGCCGCCGTAGAGGATCACCCGGCTGGAGCCGAAGCGCTCGCCGAGCCGCCCGCCCAGGATGAGCACGGGAATTTCCACCGCCGCGGCCACCATGCCGCCCAGCAGCATCAGCTGGGAGGAGTAGCCCAGGATGGACACGCCGTAGTAGACCACGAAGGCGGTCACCAGGTAGAAGCCGCCGACGCCGAGCAATGCAGCGGCCATGCCTACGATGATCTGCTTCCAGGAGTCCTTCAGGGTGGTGCGGATGGGGGTCTTTTCCACCTGCCCGTGTTCAAGCAGCTCCGCAAACACGGGAGATTCCTCCAGCCGGCTGCGGATGTACACGGCAACAAGGAGCATCGGAATGGCGGCAAGGAAGGGAATGCGCCAGCCGAAGCTGTCAAAGTTTTCCTGCGAGAACAGCAGTGTCATCAGGAAGAATCCGCCCGAGGACAGGATGGTTCCGATAGGTGAACCAATCTGCGGGAACGCGGCGTACCGGGCACGGCGCTCCAGCGGTGCGTTTTCCACCACGATGGTCATGGCTCCGGACCATTCCCCGCCCACGAACAGGCCCTGGGCCACGCGCAGGAGCACCAGGAGGACCGGGGCGGCGATGCCGATGGCCGCGTAGGTGGGCAGCGCACCGATCAGGCCCGTGATGATTCCGATGCCCACGATGGTGATCATGAGCGTCTTGCGCCGGCCGATCCGGTCCCCCATGGCGCCGAAGAACATTCCGCCCAGCGGCCGTGCCAGCAGGCCGACGCCGAACGTCGCGAACGAGGCCAGGGCCGCCGCCGTGGCATTCTCATTGGTGAAGTATTGAACGTTGAAGATCAGCGCTGCAGCGGCGCTGAAGAGGAAAAAGTCGTACCACTCCATGGCGGTGCCGATCAGGGCTCCGACAGAAACCTTCATGGCCTCTTTGTCGGTGAGAGTCCGGGTTGCCCCGGCCTCGAGGTTCAGTGGTTGTGTCATGCCTGCCTCCGCAGCTGCTGGTGCCAAACCGTTCAAACGGTCGTTCTGGACGGGAACGAAGCACCAGCATCTCAGGGCGCTCCGTATGACGCGTGCAACAAATTCAGTGGATTACGCCCCGTAAGATGTGCAAAAGCACAAAAACAGGGCGGTTTATCAAGTGGTAATCATGCAGAAACACGGATTTAACATAGAGGACTCCTCAGCACGGTGGACCGCACTCCTGGACGGGCTCAGCGTGGAGCGGCTGACTGCGCTGTTCCTGGAGCGGGTACTGCAGCTGAATGACTACCACGACGGCGCGTTGCCGGCCAGCGAGATCCGCCGCACCGCCACCGTGTCCTTCGGCGCACTGATTGAAAGCCTGCGTCCTCGGGATGACAGCCCGCGCCTGGTGGCGGAGCGCCACGACATTGCCCTGGATGTGGGGGTCTCACGCGCCCGGGCAGGTGTTCCGGTGGAGTCGCTGATGACGGCGATACGCCTGGATTTCACCATCCTGTGGAGCGAGCTGATGAACCTGGCTGATGCCGCGGATGCCGAACTGCTGGTCCGGCGGGCCGAGACTGTCTGGGAAGTGGTGGATTCCTATGCCTCCCAGGCCCAGGCCGCATACATTCTGGAGCGCCAGCGAATGGCACAGGAGGCAACGTCGCTGCGGCAGGGCTATGTTGCGGCGCTCTTCGGGCCGGTCAGTGCGCCGCCGGAAATGCTCGCCCGCATTGCCCGGGGCCTCGGGGTGGGCGACGACGCAATCCTGATGGTGGCGGCAGCCGCCGCGGACAACACCGCCGCCCTCCATCTGGCTGTGGCAGCGGCTTCACGGCGCGGCGCTGACCTGTTCACGCATCCCCTGCCGGACGGGCTGGTGGTGTTTTGGGTGTGCGACGAGCGGAGCGGAAGCGCCGTCCGGGACGCCGCCGAGCAGGTCCGCGGCATTCCGTGCGGTCTGGTGGAACGCGTACACGGGCTGGCCGGCCTGAGGCTGGCCGCGCAGACGGCCCGGGCATTGGCGGCGCTGGCCGGCCCCGGCGACCGGGGAGCCCTGACCATGCGCAACGCGTGGGCCCGCCTCGCGCGGCACCGGCTGGCGGAGACCGGCATTCCCATGGTCCCGGATGTGGACGCGGCCCTGCAGGGCTGCGGCCCGGTGGAGCGGGAGCGGCTGCAGGAGGCCGTGAGCACCTACTTGGCGACCGGCAGCATCGCCCGGTCTGCGGAGCAGTTGTTCTGCCACCGGAATACCCTGATGAACCGGCTGCGCCGCTTCACCGAGCTCACCGGCATTGATGTGATGGTGCCGGAGCAGGCGGCGCGCCTGGTGGTGGCCTGGTCCTAGGATCCTAGGATCCTAGGATGCATTGACCGGGCCCGCCGCCGCTCCGTCCCCGTTTAGCGCCGGCGCCGCGCGGCCAGGCGTTCCAGCAGATCCTCCTCTGCATGTTCCCCGGGGGCGATCCCGCCGGGAATGCGCAGCAGGAAGAAGAGTCCCAGCGTCCACCACAGGCCAAAGAGCAGCCACGGGACGGCACCCAGCGCGGCCGGCATGCCGGGCAGGTACAGCGAGAGCAGTCCCAGGCACAGCACCACCGCGGCGATGCCGATCAGCTGACCGCCGTTGCCCTTGCCGCCGATACGCAGCGGGCGGTCCATCTTCGGTTCGCGGCGGCGCAGGAGGACAAACACCAGCGAAACCATCGCATAGGCAATCACAATGCTCGGTGACCCTGAATCAACCAGCCAGCCCAGCATGTTCTGCCCGAAGAACGGCGCCAGGACGGACAGTGCCCCGATGAACAGCAGCGCATTGACCGGGGTGCGGTACTTGGGGTGCAGCTTGCCGAACCAGGCCGGCAGCATCCCCGCGCGCGCCATCGAATACATCAGCCGTGAGGCACCCAGCAGCAGGGAGTTCCACGAGGTCAGGATGCCCGCGATTCCGCCCGCGATGAGGATCTTGGCCATGATGTCGGAGCCAAACAGTTTGCCCATGGCGTCCGCCGTCGCAATGTCGGTGCCGGCGAGCTCCTGCGCGTTCATGGCGGAGGAGGTGGTGAGGATGGTGCCCACGTACCAGATGGTGGCCAGCGCGACGGCGATGACCACCAGGCGGCCGATCTGCCGTGCGGGGATGTGGGTTTCCTCCGCGGACTGCGGAATGACGTCAAAGCCCACGAACATGAACGGAACCACCACCAGCACCGCGAAGAAGCCGCCCATCCCGCCCGTGAAGAAGGGCTCCATGTTGGCTGTCGATCCGCCGGTGAAGGAGCCAAAGACCAGCATCAGTCCGACAACGATCAGCAGCAGAACTACAAAGGTCTGCGCCACGCCGGCGTGCCTGACACCCAGAATATTCACTGCCGTAATGACGACGGCGGCCACCGCGCCCACCAGCGCCCAAGTCAGGTGCACGTGGTCCCCGGCAATCTCCCACAGCGGAACCGCGTTGAGGTTGGGGAACAGATAGGTGGCGGTCCGTGGCAGGGCCACGGCCTCAAAGGCCACAATGGTGATGTACCCGCCGGTAATCCCCCAGGATCCGATGAAGGACCACCGCGGTCCCATTCCGCGCAGCAGGTAGTTGTGCTCGCCGCCTGCCTTGGGCATGGCTGCCACGAGTTCGGCGTAGGTCAGGCCAACCACCGCCATGATCAGGCCGCCGGTGACCATGGCCAGGACCGCGCCCATGGTGCCGGCCGAGGTGATCCAGTCGCCGGTCAGGACCACCCAGCCGAAGCCGATCATGGCTCCGAAACCCAGGGCTAGAACGTCCCAGTTACCGAGGACCTTGAGGAGGGACGGCTCTGCGTCCCGCGTGGACTTCACTTCTGTTCTGCCCATTGATCTACCTATTCTGTGATTACCTCGGGTGGGTGTTGCGGTCAGGTGGTGATGCGGTGCCCGGCGCCGAACTGTCAGCCCGGATTTCCCCCGCGCAGATAGACGGTGGTGGTGTGGCTGAAGAATTCCTTCGCCGCGCCGCCCTGTTCCTTCGGTCCGTACCCGGATTTCCGTGCACCGCCGAAAGGCACGTGCGGATCGGCGCCTGCGGATTCCGAATTCACGTGCAGGATGCCAACGTCAAGGCTGTCCACGGCATCAAGCACGCGGGTGACATCCTGGGTAAAGACGGCGGCGCTGAGCCCGAATTCACTCTGGTTGGCCAGTTCAAAAGCCTGTCCGGCATCAGCAGCGCGGCGCACGCTCAGCACGGGGCCAAAGAACTCTTCCCGCCAAGCAGTGTTGGCTGCCCCGGCCGCCGGATCGCCCGGCAGTTCCAGCACCGTCGGCGGAAGGAAGAACCCGCCGTCCGGATCGGCGCGGCCCGGAGCCTTGCCCTGATAGGCAAGTTCCGCTCCTTCGGCCAGGGCCGCCTCCACCCCGGCGCTCACGCTGTCCGCAGCCGCTCCGTTAATCAGCGGCCCCATGTGGACTCCGTCGTCGGCGGGGTCCCCGGTCACCCAGGCATCAAGGCGGGCGCGGAGCCGGTCCAGGAAATAATCGGCCACCGCCCCGTCCACGATGAGGCGTGAGGTCGCAGTACATTTCTGGCCGGTGGAACGGAACGCTCCCAGCAGGACCTGCTCGGCTGCGAGATCCAGATCCGCATCCCGGAGCACGACGGCCGCGTTCTTGCCGCCCATCTCCGCCTGCACCGGAACGCCGCGCGCGGCACCGGCTGCGGCGAGGCGCCGTCCGATGCCGGTTGATCCGGTGAAGGTGAGACCGTCCAGCCGCGGGTGTTCCACCAGGGCGCTGCCCAGGCTCCCCGGTCCAATGACCAGGTTGAGCACACCCGCGGGGAGCCCCGCTTCCGCCAGGGCACCGGCCAGCCGCAACGCCAGCAACGGCACGGTGCTGGCGGGTTTCCACACCACCGTGTTGCCGTACGCCAGCGCCGGGGCGATCTTCCAGGCCGGGATAGCGATCGGAAAGTTGAAGGGTGTCACCACACCCACCACACCCAGCGGCTTGCGGACCACCAGGATCCGTTCGCCCCGGCGAGGGGAGGAGAAAACCTCCCCGGCGGACCGGTCCCCTTCGTTGCCGTAGTACCGAAGGATCTGTGCTGCGCGGAGCACTTCGCCCTGTGCCTCGGCTCGGGTTTTCCCTTCCTCCCGCGCCAGTTCCAGGCCGAGGCGCTCCTGGTCCCGTTCCAGGATGCCGGCGGCCCGGAGCAGGATTGCCCCGCGCTCATGCATCGGAGTACCGGCCCAGGCACGCGCCGCCGCCGACGCAGCGGCCACCGCACGATCCAGCTGCTCTGTGGAGGCCTGAGGGCCGTGAGCCACTGTTTCGCCGGGCCGGGCCGGGTTGACCGAAGTCAGGACGGAACCGGTGCCTTCTTCCCATGTTCCGTTGATGTAGTGCCGCAGTGCGGCGGCTGGTGCAGAGTGCGTCAAGGGAGCTCCTGGTGTGGGACGGCGGTGAGGCTGCGGACGGGATTCGCGGGCGGTTAGCGGAAGGCGGGGATGCCGGTGAGTTTCTGCCCCAGGATGAGGGTGTGCACTTCGTCGGTGCCCTCGTATGTGCGCACCGACTCCAGGTTGTTGGCGTGGCGCAGCGGTGAGTATTCCAAGGTGATGCCGTTGCCGCCGAGGATGGTCCTGGCTTCGCGGGCAATCGCAATGGCTTCGCGCACGTTGTTGAGCTTGCCCACTGAGATCTGGTGCGGCTGCAGGGTTCCGGCGTCCTTCAGCCGTCCCAGATGCAGGGCCAGCAGGAATCCCTTGTTGATTTCCAGGGCCATGTCCACCAGCTTCTGCTGGGTCAGCTGGTAACCGGCCAGCGGCCTGTCGAACTGCAGCCGCTCCTTGGAATAGGCCAGGGCGGTTTCGAAGGAATCGCGGGCGGCGCCCATGGAGCCCCAGATGATGCCGTAGCGGGCTTCATTCAGGCAGGAGAAGGGGCCGCGCAGTCCCTTGGCGCCGGGCAGGACTGCATCAGAAGGCAGGCGGAGGTCGGTCAGTTCAATCTCGCATTGGATGGAGGCACGCATCGAGAGCTTCGGTTCAATCGGCGTGGCGGCAAAGCCCGGCGTGTCAGTGGGCACAACGAAGCCGCGGACGCCGTCGTCGGTCTGCGCCCAGATGACGGCGACGGCGGCAACGTTGGCCAGTCCGATCCAGCGCTTGGTGCCGTTGAGCACCCAGTCGTCCCCGTCCCGGCGAGCGAAAGTCTTCATGGATGAGGGATCGGATCCGGCTGTCGGTTCGGTGAGCCCAAAGCAGCCAATGAGTTCGCCGGCTGCCATTCCCGGCAGCCACTGGGTTTTCTGCTCCTCCGAGCCCCATTTGGCGATGGCGCTCATCGCCAGTGACCCCTGCACGGAAACGAAGGTCCGCAGTCCGGAATCGCCGGCTTCCAGCTCTGCTCCGGCCAGCCCGTATTCGACCGCGGAACCGCCTGCGCAGCCGTAGCCGTGCAGGTGCATGCCCAGAAGACCGAGTTTGCCCATTTCCGGAACAATTTCGAGCGGGAAATGGGCGTCCTCGTACCAGCGCGCAATGTTCGGGCGGATCTGATCATTGACGAAACCGCGCACCCGTGCGCGCAGCTCCAGCTCCGCCGGGGTGAGCAGGGAGTCGAAGTTAATGAGGTCTGCGGGTTCCAAGGCTGCTTCGCCGGGTTCCTGGGCGGCAAGGGCGGTCATGATGCTCCATCTCTGTAGGGCGTTGCGGTTGTGCTGTGGGGCCGGCCCCTATCAGCGGGGCGGGTGTGTCAGGAAATGCTGGCTGCGGGTGCGGCGGAGGATGCCGCCTGAAGGATGGCCGTGCGGAGAACATCCAGCCCGTCGCGCAGCAGTTCGTCGCCAATGACCAGCGGCGGCAGAAGGCGGATGACGTTTCCGTAGGTACCGCAGGTCAGGGTCAGGACACCTTGGGCGTGGCAACCTGCGGAAACAGCTGCGGCCAGGTCCGGCCGGGGCTGCAGGGTGTGGGGATCGGCAAACTCCAGGGCCAGCATGGCTCCCCGGCCGCGGAACTGGGCCACGACGCCGATCTCCTCCACCAGCGGTTCCAGCAGCTCACGGGCTGCAGCTTCAATGGACCGGGCGTTGGCCAGCAGGGTGCCGTCTTCGAATTCCTCAAAGACTGCCAGTGCGGCCTCGCAGGCCAGCGGGTTGCCGGCATAGGTGCCGCCGAGTCCACCCGTATGCACGGCGTTCAAAAGCTCCGTCCGTCCGGTGACGGCGGACAGCGGCAGGCCCCCGGCCAGTGCCTTGGCGCTGAGGGTGATGTCGCCGGCCACGCCCTCGTACTCGCTGGCATACAGCGTGCCGGTGCGGCCCATGCCGGCCTGGATTTCATCCATGACCAGGACAATCCCGTGCCGGTCGGCGATCTTCCGCAGTCCGGCCAGGAAACCGGGCGCCGGAACAATGAACCCGCCCTCGCCCTGGATCGGCTCGATGACCATGGCAGCGAAGGTTTCCGGGCCGCTTTCTGCCAGCGTCTGCTCAACGGAGGCCAGTGCAGCTGCGGCGTTCCCTGCCTCGGCACCGGTTGAAGGGCGCAGGGGGTTGGCCGAGGCTGCCCGGATAACCTCGCCGGGCAGAGGACCGAAGTTGAGCCGGTACGGGTTTACCTTGGCGGTCATGGCCATGGTGAGCAGGCTGCGCCCGTGGTAGGCCTCGTCGAAAACCAGCACGTTAGGCCGGCCGGTTGCCGCGCGGGCTATCTTGACGGCGTTTTCCACGGCTTCGGCGCCGGTGGAAAACAGGGCGGTGCGCTTGTCGAAATCGCCGGGGGTGTGTTCATTGAGCCAGCGGCATACCTGGGTGAACGAGTCATATTCGGTAACCATGAAACAGGTGTGGGTGAACTTTTCCAGCTGCGCAGCCACCCGCTGCCGGACCCGCCGATTGGCGGCACCCACACTGGTCACCGCAATTCCGGAGGCAAAGTCGATGAACCGGTTGCCGTCCACGTCCTGGAGGATCCCGCCGTCGGCCCGGTCAATGAACACGGGCAATGTGACGCCGAAGCCGGCGCTGACGTGGGCCGTGCGCTCCTGGTGCAGCGCCCGGGAACGGGGGCCCGGCACGTCGGTTGCCAAGTGCCTGGTCTGGGGAAGGGTTGCGGCTGCGGATTCAAAAGATGTCTCGGTCATGCGCACACGCTACGGAGCAATGCGACGTGCGTCATTGAACATTTGAGCCAATTTTGGCCGCGGTACTGGATGATTTGTCTATGGTCTCCCTCACTGAGCTCAGCAACGCCCTGGGCCCCCTCCTGGTCTTCCATTCCGGACGGCAGCAGCCTAACCGCCAGCTCACCGGCGTCCATGTGTCCGAGCTGGAGGACCCCACGCCGTATCTGGAGGGCGGGGAACTGCTGCTCACCACCGGCATGCCGCTGGTGCGCAATGATGCCGCTGCCGGAGAGTACGTGGCGCGGCTTCGGGACAAGGGAATTTTGGCCCTTGGCCTGGGTTTGGGCCCGTGGCTGGAGGAGGTTCCTCTGCCGGTGGCCGAGGCCTGCGCAGCGGCGGGCGTTGAACTGCTGACCGTTCCCGACGGAGTGCCGTTCCAGAACATCTCCCGGGCGTACTGGCGGTTGTCCGCCCTGAGCAGCCAGGCCGACCTCATGAGCAGCCTGGGCACCCAGACAGCCCTCGCCCAGGCGGCGATGCGCCCGGACGCGACCACCGCCGTCGTCCGCGGCCTGGCGCAGGCGCTGGGGGGCTGGGCCGCGTATCTGCCCGCCGATTCGGGGCCGTCAACCTTTTGGCCCGCCAGCGCCGAGGGGTACATTCCGCCGCTGCGCGCCGAAACCCTCCGGCTCAACCGGGCCGGAACACACTCTGCGGCCACTTTTGAAATTCACGGGCAGGCCGTTGTGGAGTATTCCATCGGCACCAGCGGACGCATCCACGGTTTCCTCGCCGTAGGCCCCGGACGCACGCTGACGGCGGCGGACCGCCAGGTGATCCTGACCGTCTGCACGCTGCTCGCGCTCAAGGCACGGCAGCGGGAGGTGGTTTCCGGCGCCACTGCGACGCTGGGCGCTGCCGTGGCCAAGCTCGTCCTTCACGGACACACGGAGGCGGCACGCATCCTCGCTGCAGACGTGGGCCTGCAGGAACTGCCCGGCCGGGTGCGCGTGCTGGGACTTACTGTCCGGGCCGGCGAGAACCCGGGACTGCTGATTCGGGCCGCTTCCGCTCTGGTTCCCGATGCCGGGCTGCCTCCCCTTCCGGACTATTCGGCCGCCGGCCCGCTGCGCCATGAGGAGGAATCAGCCCTGTACCTGGTGCTTCCGGCCCACGAAGTTCCGGCCGCGGGGCAGGAACCGGGGGCCGCGGCGTCCAGCCCTGCGGCGGCCCATCCGCACCTGGCCGGAGCCCTGAGCGAGCCGGTCCCGCTGGGGGAAGCGGCGTCGGTGATGCCGGCCGTCCGGCGGGCCCTGCGGCAGGCACCGCCCGGTTCGCTGGTGGGGACCGGAAGTGACAGCAATTCCCGGGCGCGTGAATGGGTGACTCTTCTGCAGGGCTACCCGCGGGCGGACCTGGTGGGCACAGTGACCGAGTATCTGCGCCACCGCGGCCACTGGGAAAACGCCTCCCGCAGCCTGGGTGTGCACCGCAACTCGCTGCGGCACCGCATCGGCCTTGCTTCCTCGCTGCTCGGTGTGGACCTGGATGATCCCGATGTCTTTGCACCGCTGTGGATGGAGCTGCGGCACTACGAAAGGTGATCGGTTGGCTGCCTCTCGGCCTCTTCGCTGCGCAGCCAGGAGAGCACACTGTCCGTGTGCTCGCCCAGCCGGGGCGGGGCCTGGACGCGCGGTGCCAGCGGCGGCTCCCAGACGGCGGGGTGCCGCAGCTGCCGCCCGCTCACGGCGCCCGAGGCGTCCCGGACCTCGATGGTGGGTTCCAGTCCCAGCGATTCGGCGTAGGCAATGCCGTCATCAATGCCCGCGACCCGGCCGGCCGGCACGCCGGCCCGCGTCAGCCGTTCCTGCCATTGGGCAGCCGGAGCCGCCGCCAGCAGCTCTTCCAGCAGCGGCACCAGCGCCTCACGGTGTTGCACACGGGCACTGTTCGTTGCAAAGCGCCCGTCAGCGGCCAGGTCCGGCGCTCCCAGCTCCGCGGCGAGGCGGCGAAACTGTGCGTCATTGCCGCAGGCGACGGCAAGCGGTCCGTCAGCGCATTCAAGGAGTTGATACGGCACGATCGACGGGTGGGCGTTGCCCATTCTGGCCGGCACCGCTCCGGCCCCCAGGAAGGCCTGCCCCTGATTGGCCAGGGCTCCCTGCAGGCTGGAGAGCAGATTCAGCTGGACGTGGCTGCCGCGCCCGGTCGCGCGGCGGGCCTGGAGGGCGGCCAGTACGGCAATGGTGGCGTCCTTGGCCGTCAGCACGTCCACCAGCGCGACGCCGGCCTTGTACGGAGCACCGTCGGCTTCCCCCGTGATGCTCATCAGTCCGCCAAGGGCCTGGACGATGAAGTCATATCCGGGAATGTCCCTGCCGCCGGTTGTTCCGAAGCCGGAGATGGAGGCATACACCAGCCCGGGATTCGCGGTGCTGAGTTCGGCGTACCCCAGGCCCAGCCGGTCCAGTCCGCCGGGCTTGAAGTTCTCCACCAGCACGTCCGCACGCAGTGCCAATTCCCGCGCCGCCTGCAGATCGTCAGGGTCGCTGAGGTCCAGGCAGACGGACTCCTTGTTCCGGTTCACCGATTCAAAATACGTTGAACCTGTTTCCGACCAGGGCGGCCCCCAGCTGCGGGTGTCATCACCGGCTCCCGGGCGTTCCACCTTCACGACCCGGGCGCCCAGGTCCGCCAGCGTCATGGTGCACAGCGGGCCTGCCAGCACGCGGGAGAAATCTGCAACCAGGATCCCGTCAAGCGGCCGCTGGCCCGCGGCGTCCGCTGCGCAGCCTGCCGCTGATCCATCCAGTGCGGCCGGTCCGTCCGGCGATGCTGAATTCACCATCTGTATGCTCCCCTGTTCCCCGGCGGACTTTCTTTCAGGGAATTCCCCCTGTGTCACTCGTCACGCCGGACGGTGCATCCAGCTTAGACACGGGCCGGACCGGAGATTTGGACGAATTGTCCTGCCGCAGGGCGCTCTGCACACCGGACGCGGCGTGCGGGCCTAACTGGACAGGGATTGTGCGCGGCAGGTGGGCAACCGGCGGGAAAAAGAAAAAACCCCCGGAAAACCGGGGGTTTTAGTCTGTAGCGGTGGGGAGGCTCGATCTCCCGACCTCACGATTATGAGTCGTGCGCTCTAACCAACTGAGCTACACCGCCACTAAATGAGTGAAGCCCGCGTCCCTAAATTGGCCTCTGCAAAAACAAACAGCCTTAGCAACACGGGCCCTCCCATTGAGAGCCCCGACCGGGAATCGATCCCGGGACCTCCATCTTACCAAGATGGCGCTCTACCACTGAGCTATCGGGGCAACGAGTAAATACTTTACCAGTAGTTTTCGAGAACATGAAATCGGGCAAAAACCGCACAGATAAAGTGATCCGGGCCACTCTGAGGTGCGGGGAAATCGGCAGCTTCCCGAGCCCGCCGCTCCGCCTGGAAGTGGTGCCCCGAAGGAGGGTTTTCCGCCAATAGTCAGTATGCTTAGGGGACGAGAAAGTAGGCATAGTGACAGA
This genomic interval from Arthrobacter sunyaminii contains the following:
- a CDS encoding CaiB/BaiF CoA transferase family protein; the encoded protein is MVNSASPDGPAALDGSAAGCAADAAGQRPLDGILVADFSRVLAGPLCTMTLADLGARVVKVERPGAGDDTRSWGPPWSETGSTYFESVNRNKESVCLDLSDPDDLQAARELALRADVLVENFKPGGLDRLGLGYAELSTANPGLVYASISGFGTTGGRDIPGYDFIVQALGGLMSITGEADGAPYKAGVALVDVLTAKDATIAVLAALQARRATGRGSHVQLNLLSSLQGALANQGQAFLGAGAVPARMGNAHPSIVPYQLLECADGPLAVACGNDAQFRRLAAELGAPDLAADGRFATNSARVQHREALVPLLEELLAAAPAAQWQERLTRAGVPAGRVAGIDDGIAYAESLGLEPTIEVRDASGAVSGRQLRHPAVWEPPLAPRVQAPPRLGEHTDSVLSWLRSEEAERQPTDHLS